Proteins from a genomic interval of Sphingobacterium lactis:
- a CDS encoding glycoside hydrolase family 3 N-terminal domain-containing protein: protein MKIKCYYILACLAISPFLAHSQKFPYKDSRLSITERVDDLLGRMTIDEKVGQLAKPLGWEMYEKTGHGVGASQKFKELVKKEPIGLLWATLRADPWTQKTLETGLSPAEAAKATNALQRYMLDSTRLGIPLLLSEETPHGHMAIGATVFPTAIGQASTWNTALIERMAAVIALEAAAVGAHNGYGPVLDLAREPRWSRTEESYGEDTFLVGQMGKAMVKGMQGEKIGGKGKLFSTLKHFVAYGVPEGGHNGGPASVGERDLRQNYLAAFAPAVRQGAHSVMTAYNSIDGIPCSSNAWLLNQILRKEWGFQGFVVSDLLSIQGLHGGHATASSPVESAAQSLGAGLDVDLSGTAYGKNLKDALALGLIDEETLDQAVKRVLRTKFALGLFEDPFVSEQEAMRTVGTKAHRAVAKQVALEGITLLKNDNELLPLKGNMKRIAVIGPNADNVYNQLGDYTAPQAEGKVTTVLQGIREKVGQKMTVEYVKGVAIRDTAASDIAAAVAAAERADVVVLVMGGSSARDFMTSYQATGAANVEESKNAISDMESGEGFDRASLDLMGDQLKLMEAIHATGKPIVLVTIKGRPLNLNWAQEHLPAILDAWYPGQEGGLAIADVLFGDYNPSGRLPISVPRSVGQLPVYYNHQKPKHHEYIDIEAKPLYSFGHGLSYTKFAYSKLHIVKKEKDASFDVEITLDVENIGQYDGDEVIQLYLVDEVSSVVTPIKQLRGFQRIHFKKGEKQAVAFTLNPEDLKIWGVDKAWIVEKGRFKVLVGSSSDDIRLEGSFVLEKDYPLE, encoded by the coding sequence ATGAAAATCAAGTGTTATTATATTTTGGCGTGCCTCGCTATCAGTCCATTCCTCGCGCATTCCCAGAAATTCCCGTATAAGGATAGTCGGTTGTCCATTACGGAGCGTGTCGATGATCTATTGGGGCGTATGACCATCGACGAGAAAGTGGGGCAATTGGCCAAACCCCTGGGGTGGGAGATGTACGAAAAAACGGGGCATGGCGTTGGAGCCAGCCAAAAGTTCAAGGAGTTGGTCAAGAAGGAACCTATAGGCCTGCTGTGGGCAACATTGCGGGCAGACCCTTGGACGCAGAAGACACTGGAAACCGGGCTAAGTCCTGCTGAGGCAGCCAAGGCCACCAATGCGTTGCAACGCTATATGTTGGACAGTACACGACTTGGAATCCCATTATTGCTTTCGGAGGAGACACCTCATGGGCACATGGCCATCGGCGCCACGGTCTTCCCGACTGCCATCGGCCAAGCCAGCACCTGGAATACGGCATTGATCGAAAGGATGGCTGCGGTGATTGCCTTGGAAGCGGCGGCTGTAGGTGCCCATAATGGTTATGGCCCTGTGTTGGATCTCGCAAGGGAACCGCGCTGGTCGAGAACGGAAGAGTCCTATGGGGAAGATACCTTTTTGGTCGGGCAGATGGGAAAAGCAATGGTTAAAGGGATGCAGGGGGAAAAGATCGGTGGAAAGGGAAAGCTGTTTTCCACGTTGAAACATTTTGTAGCCTATGGTGTACCCGAAGGTGGGCACAATGGTGGCCCCGCATCGGTCGGTGAACGGGATCTGCGGCAGAATTACCTGGCGGCATTTGCGCCTGCAGTTCGCCAGGGTGCACATTCCGTGATGACTGCTTACAACTCCATTGATGGTATCCCTTGTTCCAGCAACGCCTGGCTCTTAAATCAGATCCTGCGAAAGGAATGGGGGTTTCAGGGGTTTGTGGTTTCCGATCTATTGAGTATCCAAGGGCTGCATGGTGGCCATGCTACAGCAAGTTCGCCGGTCGAGAGTGCCGCACAGAGCTTAGGGGCAGGCCTTGACGTGGATTTGAGCGGAACGGCCTATGGCAAGAACCTAAAGGACGCCCTGGCTTTGGGCCTCATCGATGAGGAAACCCTGGATCAAGCCGTGAAGCGCGTGCTACGGACCAAATTTGCATTGGGCCTGTTCGAAGATCCATTTGTCTCCGAGCAGGAAGCGATGCGAACGGTCGGAACAAAAGCCCATCGGGCGGTCGCCAAACAGGTGGCACTCGAAGGAATAACACTTTTGAAGAATGATAACGAGTTGCTACCCTTAAAGGGAAATATGAAACGGATTGCCGTAATAGGCCCGAATGCTGACAATGTGTACAACCAATTGGGGGATTACACGGCACCGCAGGCGGAAGGCAAGGTGACGACCGTGCTGCAGGGCATTCGCGAGAAAGTAGGGCAAAAAATGACGGTAGAATATGTAAAGGGTGTAGCCATCCGGGATACGGCGGCATCCGATATTGCAGCAGCTGTCGCGGCTGCGGAGCGTGCTGATGTGGTCGTGCTGGTGATGGGCGGCTCCAGTGCCAGGGACTTCATGACCTCCTATCAGGCAACCGGTGCAGCCAATGTGGAAGAAAGCAAAAACGCAATTTCCGACATGGAAAGTGGGGAGGGTTTTGACCGCGCTTCGCTGGATTTGATGGGCGATCAACTAAAGCTCATGGAAGCCATCCACGCCACGGGTAAGCCCATTGTGTTGGTGACCATCAAGGGCAGACCGTTGAATTTAAACTGGGCCCAAGAGCACCTACCTGCCATCCTCGATGCTTGGTATCCAGGTCAGGAGGGGGGACTGGCGATTGCCGATGTGCTGTTTGGGGATTACAACCCCTCCGGACGGTTGCCTATTTCCGTGCCTAGATCCGTTGGGCAACTCCCAGTTTACTATAACCACCAAAAGCCTAAGCATCATGAATACATTGATATAGAAGCCAAGCCACTATACTCCTTTGGGCATGGACTCAGCTATACCAAGTTTGCCTACAGCAAGCTACATATCGTAAAGAAGGAAAAGGATGCAAGTTTCGACGTGGAGATAACCCTGGATGTGGAGAACATCGGGCAATATGATGGAGATGAGGTTATCCAATTGTACCTTGTCGATGAGGTCAGTTCGGTCGTTACGCCGATCAAACAGCTTCGCGGATTTCAGCGGATACATTTTAAGAAAGGCGAAAAGCAAGCTGTTGCATTTACGTTGAATCCAGAAGACCTGAAGATATGGGGCGTGGACAAGGCGTGGATAGTGGAGAAAGGACGATTTAAGGTGCTGGTTGGTAGCTCTTCGGATGATATCCGATTGGAAGGAAGTTTTGTGCTGGAAAAGGATTATCCATTGGAATGA
- a CDS encoding SusD/RagB family nutrient-binding outer membrane lipoprotein: MKNIISKIGLGILLSASLASCSKFDEINVDPGKVTEDQVRVEYLFNNAVIGAQMDPHIAERIFVIYWKTAARQHMSTGLAGGSYNDGYSVDYWGRGYLSQWLNNINQAIRIGEKRIADNSAEGHINNVVQISRIWRAYLMSEAADNFGPIPLNGFEGENPEYADVKAVYYHLLAELSDAVGKINAVSAGDYAKYDNAYGFNGDKWKKYANSLRMRLAMRIAEVDPAKAKTEFEAAAAGGNYIKAAEDMFAIQEKPGWDPLSGVMSREWNGQVLSATLNNLYVGLGGVKSEVQLGAAFQSSIKPANYAGRRFVDHFSLKTNDPMAGYFFDGMPNSIDPRAYKTFYIPGDTLSAQFSNYPSWTKDAKITKVALKRATGGNIQLDVAKTWSAQAPGDFGAKGTANEIRTIQIGKIPGLSQAYRTSQAKRVFFAAWESFFLLAEASLKGWNTGTTAQQAYENGVKANFEYMGVGQYASQYLSSENYNNVGTSAKFTHTTEPGNSRTMTYVDGYTNKSGTATIKYPVNSIYKNGTVRNDQLTKIITQKYIANMPWLPLEAWNDHRRLGLPFFENPAIENPLTNLPALNDGNYMTNSVDFFPQRLQYPSSFREASNAQYQNAVTLLGGEDKVSTPLWWAKKK; this comes from the coding sequence ATGAAAAATATTATATCAAAAATAGGTCTGGGAATCTTGCTTTCGGCGAGCTTGGCATCATGCTCCAAGTTTGACGAGATCAATGTGGACCCAGGAAAAGTTACCGAAGATCAGGTCCGTGTAGAATACCTGTTCAATAATGCCGTAATCGGTGCACAGATGGATCCGCACATTGCGGAACGTATCTTCGTTATTTATTGGAAAACAGCGGCCCGCCAGCACATGTCCACAGGTCTTGCCGGTGGATCGTACAATGACGGGTACTCTGTAGACTATTGGGGCCGTGGCTACCTTTCCCAATGGTTGAATAACATCAACCAAGCGATCCGTATCGGTGAAAAGCGCATCGCGGACAATTCTGCAGAAGGCCATATCAACAATGTTGTTCAGATTTCCAGAATCTGGCGTGCGTATTTGATGAGTGAGGCGGCAGATAACTTCGGTCCGATTCCTTTGAACGGTTTCGAGGGCGAAAACCCGGAATATGCAGATGTGAAAGCAGTTTATTACCATCTACTGGCGGAGCTGTCAGACGCTGTGGGTAAGATCAATGCAGTAAGTGCGGGTGATTATGCGAAATACGACAATGCCTATGGCTTCAACGGTGACAAATGGAAGAAATACGCAAACTCGCTACGGATGCGTTTAGCGATGCGTATTGCAGAAGTTGATCCGGCAAAAGCGAAAACGGAATTCGAAGCGGCAGCTGCTGGCGGCAATTACATCAAAGCCGCTGAGGATATGTTCGCCATTCAGGAGAAACCAGGATGGGATCCGCTTTCAGGGGTGATGAGCCGCGAATGGAACGGCCAAGTTCTTTCAGCAACCCTCAACAACCTGTATGTAGGTTTGGGTGGTGTGAAATCGGAAGTACAATTAGGTGCTGCCTTCCAATCCAGCATCAAGCCTGCGAACTATGCGGGTAGACGTTTCGTGGATCATTTCTCGCTTAAGACCAATGATCCGATGGCGGGCTATTTCTTCGATGGTATGCCGAACAGCATTGACCCACGTGCCTATAAAACGTTCTACATTCCTGGAGATACCTTGAGTGCGCAGTTTTCGAACTACCCTTCATGGACCAAGGATGCTAAGATTACCAAAGTTGCTTTGAAGCGTGCAACTGGAGGCAACATTCAACTTGACGTAGCGAAAACATGGAGTGCACAGGCACCTGGTGATTTCGGTGCGAAAGGTACGGCCAATGAAATCAGAACCATTCAGATCGGTAAGATCCCGGGATTATCCCAGGCATACCGCACCAGTCAGGCGAAACGTGTGTTTTTTGCTGCTTGGGAAAGCTTCTTCCTTTTGGCTGAAGCATCACTTAAAGGCTGGAATACAGGAACCACGGCACAACAGGCGTATGAGAATGGGGTGAAAGCCAATTTCGAATACATGGGCGTTGGCCAATACGCTAGCCAGTACCTGAGCTCTGAAAACTACAACAACGTAGGAACATCCGCGAAATTTACACATACGACCGAACCGGGTAATTCCCGTACAATGACGTATGTGGATGGCTACACCAATAAATCGGGAACAGCTACCATCAAGTATCCGGTGAACTCCATCTACAAGAATGGTACCGTGCGTAATGACCAATTGACCAAGATCATTACCCAAAAATACATCGCCAATATGCCTTGGTTGCCTTTAGAGGCATGGAATGACCACAGAAGATTGGGCTTGCCGTTCTTTGAGAACCCGGCAATCGAAAATCCACTGACCAATCTTCCAGCATTGAACGATGGAAACTACATGACCAACAGTGTCGATTTCTTCCCGCAGCGCTTGCAATATCCTTCCTCCTTTAGGGAAGCATCCAATGCGCAATACCAAAATGCAGTAACCCTGCTAGGTGGCGAGGACAAAGTAAGTACCCCGCTATGGTGGGCGAAAAAGAAATAA